The Mustela erminea isolate mMusErm1 chromosome 18, mMusErm1.Pri, whole genome shotgun sequence genome has a window encoding:
- the CRYBA1 gene encoding beta-crystallin A3: METQTVQQELETLPTTKMAQTNPMPGSVGPWKITIYDQENFQGKRMEFTSSCPNVSERSFDNVRSLKVECGAWVGYEHTSFCGQQFILERGEYPRWDAWSGSNAYHIERLMSFRPICSANHKESKITIFEKENFIGRQWEICDDYPSLQAMGWFNNEVGSMKIQCGAWVCYQYPGYRGYQYILECDHHGGDYKHWREWGSHAQTSQIQSIRRIQQ; this comes from the exons ATGGAGACCCAGACCGTGCAGCAGGAGCTGG AAACCCTTCCGACCACCAAGATGGCTCAAACCAACCCCATGCCGGGGTCCGTGGGGCCATGGAAG ATAACCATCTACGACCAGGAGAATTTCCAGGGAAAGAGGATGGAGTTCACCAGCTCCTGCCCAAATGTCTCTGAGCGCAGTTTTGATAACGTCCGGTCTCTCAAGGTGGAATGTGGCGC CTGGGTTGGTTATGAGCATACCAGCTTCTGTGGGCAACAGTTTATCCTGGAGAGAGGAGAATACCCTCGCTGGGACGCCTGGAGCGGGAGTAATGCCTACCACATTGAGCGCCTCATGTCCTTCCGCCCCATCTGTTCAGCT AATCATAAGGAGTCTAAGATTACCATCTTTGAGAAGGAAAACTTCATTGGACGCCAGTGGGAGATCTGTGATGACTACCCCTCCTTGCAAGCCATGGGTTGGTTCAACAACGAAGTTGGGTCCATGAAGATACAATGTGGGGC CTGGGTCTGCTACCAGTATCCTGGATACCGTGGTTATCAATATATCTTGGAATGTGACCATCATGGAGGAGACTATAAACACTGGAGAGAATGGGGTTCTCACGCCCAGACTTCGCAGATTCAATCAATTCGCCGTATCCAACAGTAG